The Enterococcus rotai genome includes a window with the following:
- a CDS encoding GH92 family glycosyl hydrolase — MKPTLIDTRHGTDNQHSFSNGNCLPYTGVPFGMNYFAPQTNGDNGSWWFNPRDRVFQGFRLTHQPSPWMGDFSYLVMQPFNGTLKEATVFHAQSSYRPDESVFNPSHLKITAQRYQSTSRLIPSMYGGILTTKYTQADARLLLSLPGKYQLIVENDHSVSGTIINYADCEDKDFSFYFTMRFKQPFTFEEPFEKNGENECLAFSFGDIQEQMIQFGTSFISLEQAKLNLSRELDWQPEDYLTQSEDQWAHYLNKIDIQDKNQQRRSTFYHNLYRSFLFPQTFYEKDSDNQIIHYDTLAKEVKPGFLYTNNGFWDTYKTVYPLYSLIAQDKYAEMLEGFLNSYRESGYLPKWLSPDERGLMPGTLIDAVIADAAVKKIHPDLMPEFLDAMIKGATIQSENSNYGRQGTKDYLRYGYVPATYHESVNHTLDYCYSDFCISQVAKTLKETSATEHYVKQAKNYLTIFDPATGFMRAKLTDGTFKEPFNSHRWGGDYAEGSAWQSSFAVYHDFKGLITAFGGPEKFQEQLISLCNQPPTFNVDGYGFEIHEMSEMAATEFGQLAISNQPSFHLPYLFSYLGKPEFAQPLLKQLMIQEFNDSQTGFPGDEDNGSMASWYIFSSLGFYPVCPGSGEYVIGMPLFDKAIIHLSNGETLTVTASPNHEQQQFVDQIRYNGALHKRLVFDHKSLMEGGLIDFTLGIVPRPKHYEADQLPFSI, encoded by the coding sequence GTGAAACCAACACTAATCGACACTAGACATGGTACTGATAACCAACATTCTTTTTCAAATGGGAATTGTTTACCTTATACTGGTGTGCCATTTGGCATGAACTATTTTGCTCCGCAAACGAACGGAGATAACGGTAGCTGGTGGTTCAATCCTCGCGACCGAGTTTTTCAAGGTTTCCGTTTGACTCATCAACCAAGCCCTTGGATGGGTGACTTTAGTTATTTAGTGATGCAGCCTTTTAACGGCACATTAAAAGAAGCAACTGTTTTTCATGCACAGTCTTCTTACCGACCAGATGAAAGCGTTTTTAATCCAAGTCACTTAAAAATCACGGCACAACGTTATCAATCAACGTCCCGTTTGATCCCGAGTATGTATGGCGGCATTTTAACAACGAAGTATACTCAAGCAGATGCCCGTCTTTTGCTTTCGTTACCAGGAAAATATCAGCTTATAGTTGAAAACGATCATTCCGTCTCCGGCACGATCATAAACTATGCAGACTGTGAGGACAAAGACTTTTCTTTCTATTTCACGATGCGTTTTAAACAACCCTTCACTTTTGAAGAGCCTTTTGAAAAGAATGGGGAAAATGAGTGTCTTGCTTTTTCATTTGGTGATATTCAGGAACAAATGATTCAGTTTGGTACTTCTTTTATAAGTTTAGAGCAAGCCAAGTTAAATTTATCTCGTGAATTAGATTGGCAGCCAGAAGATTACCTTACACAATCAGAAGATCAATGGGCACACTACCTAAATAAAATCGACATTCAGGATAAAAACCAACAACGTCGTTCAACTTTTTACCATAATCTATATCGTTCGTTTTTATTCCCACAAACATTTTATGAAAAGGATTCTGATAACCAAATTATCCATTATGATACTTTAGCTAAAGAAGTAAAACCGGGATTTCTCTATACAAATAATGGTTTTTGGGATACTTATAAAACCGTTTATCCTTTGTATTCCTTGATTGCACAGGACAAATATGCTGAAATGCTAGAAGGTTTTTTAAATAGTTATCGAGAAAGTGGCTATTTGCCTAAATGGCTTTCACCTGATGAACGAGGCTTGATGCCTGGGACACTGATCGATGCAGTGATTGCTGATGCCGCAGTTAAAAAGATTCATCCTGATTTGATGCCAGAGTTCTTAGACGCCATGATCAAAGGCGCAACGATCCAAAGTGAGAATTCTAATTATGGTAGACAAGGAACGAAAGATTATTTGAGATACGGCTACGTCCCTGCTACTTATCATGAGTCTGTCAATCATACCTTAGATTATTGCTACAGTGACTTTTGTATCAGTCAAGTCGCTAAGACATTGAAAGAAACGAGTGCAACAGAACATTATGTGAAACAAGCTAAAAACTATCTAACTATTTTTGATCCTGCCACAGGTTTCATGCGTGCTAAATTGACGGACGGTACCTTCAAAGAACCATTTAACAGCCATCGCTGGGGTGGCGATTATGCTGAAGGCAGCGCTTGGCAAAGTAGTTTTGCTGTTTATCATGATTTTAAAGGGTTGATCACAGCTTTTGGTGGTCCAGAAAAATTTCAAGAACAATTGATCAGTCTTTGTAACCAACCGCCCACATTCAATGTAGACGGGTATGGATTTGAAATTCATGAAATGAGTGAAATGGCTGCTACTGAATTTGGGCAACTGGCGATTTCAAATCAACCAAGTTTCCATTTGCCTTATCTGTTTAGTTATCTTGGCAAACCGGAATTTGCTCAACCCTTGTTAAAGCAATTAATGATCCAAGAATTCAATGACAGCCAAACTGGGTTCCCTGGCGATGAAGATAATGGCAGTATGGCCAGTTGGTATATTTTTAGTTCATTAGGGTTTTATCCTGTTTGTCCTGGTTCTGGAGAATATGTGATTGGAATGCCGCTATTCGATAAAGCCATTATTCATTTGTCGAATGGTGAAACATTGACCGTTACGGCCAGTCCAAACCATGAGCAACAGCAATTTGTCGACCAGATTCGTTATAACGGCGCTCTTCATAAGCGTTTAGTTTTTGATCACAAATCATTGATGGAAGGTGGACTGATCGACTTTACGTTGGGAATTGTACCTAGACCGAAACATTATGAAGCTGATCAGCTTCCATTTAGTATTTGA
- a CDS encoding alpha-mannosidase, whose product MKKKVYIISHSHWDREWYMPYEQHHMRLVELLDDILELAETDPDFNSFHLDGQTIILDDYLQVRPEKKSAVQKAITDGKLRIGPFYILQDDFLISSESNVRNMLIGKKDSEKWGPAVKLGYFPDTFGNMGQTPQMMQQAGLDAAAFGRGVKPVGFNNEVLEDENYTSQYSEMWWQGPDGSTVLGLLFANWYSNGNEIPAEKEAALAFWTQKLAEAEKFASTDHLLMMNGVDHQPVQKDVTKAIALANELFPEYEFIHSNFDEYLQQMRQDLPEKVGTVHGELTSQETDGWFTLANTASARVYLKQWNTKVERQLENVTEPLAAMAYELTQDYPHDQLEYAWKLLLQNHPHDSICGCSVDEVHREMMPRFEKANEVGKFIAEEALTHLVEAVDTGEFAETSHPFVVFNTSGYEKSDIVKVKVEIERKMFKEGIPHELWESLAESDTPMFEVIDIQGEIIPAVISQPEVSFGYDLPRDRFRVPYMAKYVEIELPITKMPAFSWNTFALQETTTQVKEVGSMIKKLENLQLENSCLTVTINQDGTLDVLDKATGKNYSKLLTIENVGDIGNEYIFKQPEGTGAILSSGCPAEISVIKDESFMTQIKISQRMMIPQSADELLEKEQKAVVDFRYRKAGRSAILKELTIETIVTMEKDSAHLRFETTLDNQMKDHRLRMLFPTDIKTETHEADSIYEVVTRPNQVSKSWENPTNPQHQHAFVNLHDELSGVTVSNFGLNEYEILPEANTIALTLIRAVGEMGDWGYFPTPEAQCLGLHTFEYGIDFHGAKAQRYATYQRAYAAQIPFSVKQTTKHSGELKAKDTYLTVKGTTFAVTAVKNSEDNQMLVVRGFNMSGKMAEVSINKTGSDAPIVLNLLEEKQNEPVVQELKAYEIRTIGFDR is encoded by the coding sequence ATGAAGAAAAAAGTTTATATCATCTCGCATTCTCACTGGGATCGTGAATGGTACATGCCTTATGAACAACATCATATGCGTTTGGTTGAATTGTTGGATGATATATTAGAATTAGCTGAAACGGATCCAGATTTTAATAGCTTTCATTTAGACGGACAAACGATTATTTTAGATGATTACTTGCAAGTTAGACCAGAAAAAAAATCAGCTGTCCAAAAAGCGATCACCGATGGAAAATTGCGGATTGGTCCGTTTTATATCTTGCAAGATGATTTTTTGATCAGTTCTGAATCCAATGTTCGCAACATGCTAATTGGCAAAAAAGACAGCGAAAAATGGGGACCAGCAGTTAAACTAGGCTATTTCCCTGATACGTTTGGAAACATGGGACAAACACCGCAAATGATGCAACAAGCAGGGCTGGATGCAGCGGCTTTTGGCCGTGGAGTAAAACCAGTTGGCTTTAACAATGAAGTGCTTGAGGATGAAAATTATACCTCTCAATATTCAGAAATGTGGTGGCAAGGACCAGACGGTAGTACCGTGTTAGGCTTACTGTTTGCGAATTGGTACAGTAATGGCAATGAGATACCCGCTGAAAAAGAAGCAGCACTAGCCTTTTGGACGCAAAAATTAGCGGAAGCTGAGAAATTTGCCTCGACGGATCACTTACTGATGATGAATGGTGTGGATCATCAACCTGTTCAAAAAGATGTGACAAAGGCGATCGCGTTAGCGAATGAGCTGTTTCCAGAATATGAATTTATTCATTCAAACTTTGATGAGTATTTACAACAGATGCGTCAGGATTTACCAGAAAAAGTTGGGACGGTTCATGGAGAACTAACTAGCCAAGAAACAGATGGTTGGTTTACATTAGCAAATACGGCTTCTGCAAGAGTTTATTTAAAACAATGGAATACCAAAGTAGAACGACAATTAGAAAATGTAACAGAACCTTTGGCTGCTATGGCCTATGAGTTGACACAAGATTATCCTCATGATCAGCTAGAATACGCTTGGAAATTACTATTACAAAATCATCCTCACGATAGTATTTGTGGCTGTTCGGTAGATGAAGTGCATCGGGAAATGATGCCGAGATTTGAAAAAGCCAATGAAGTTGGAAAATTTATAGCTGAAGAGGCGTTGACGCATTTAGTTGAAGCCGTTGATACAGGAGAGTTCGCTGAAACCAGTCATCCATTTGTCGTGTTTAATACGTCTGGCTATGAAAAATCGGACATTGTAAAAGTCAAAGTGGAAATCGAGCGAAAAATGTTCAAAGAGGGAATTCCCCATGAATTGTGGGAAAGTCTTGCTGAAAGCGACACACCAATGTTTGAAGTGATTGATATACAAGGAGAAATTATTCCAGCTGTGATCTCGCAACCAGAAGTGAGCTTTGGTTATGATTTACCAAGAGACCGTTTTAGAGTTCCTTATATGGCAAAATATGTCGAAATCGAGCTACCGATCACGAAGATGCCAGCTTTTTCTTGGAATACTTTTGCGCTTCAGGAAACGACAACACAAGTCAAAGAAGTTGGATCGATGATTAAGAAGTTAGAAAATCTTCAACTGGAAAATAGCTGTTTGACTGTAACGATCAATCAAGATGGTACATTGGACGTGTTAGACAAAGCAACGGGTAAAAACTATAGCAAGTTATTGACGATTGAGAATGTCGGGGATATTGGGAATGAGTATATTTTTAAACAACCAGAAGGAACGGGTGCGATTTTATCTAGTGGATGCCCCGCTGAGATTTCGGTTATAAAAGATGAATCCTTCATGACTCAAATCAAAATCAGCCAACGTATGATGATTCCGCAATCAGCAGACGAGCTATTAGAAAAAGAACAAAAAGCTGTTGTTGATTTTCGTTACCGAAAAGCAGGACGTTCAGCCATTTTAAAAGAGTTAACGATCGAAACTATAGTGACGATGGAAAAAGATTCTGCTCATTTACGTTTTGAAACAACGCTGGATAATCAAATGAAAGACCACCGTCTACGGATGCTGTTTCCGACTGATATCAAAACGGAGACCCACGAAGCGGATAGTATTTACGAAGTCGTGACACGACCAAATCAAGTGAGCAAAAGCTGGGAAAACCCAACTAATCCTCAACACCAGCATGCTTTTGTCAATCTTCATGATGAACTATCTGGAGTGACGGTTTCTAATTTTGGATTGAATGAGTATGAAATTTTACCTGAAGCCAATACGATTGCCTTAACGCTTATACGCGCTGTAGGAGAAATGGGAGATTGGGGCTACTTCCCGACACCAGAAGCACAGTGTTTAGGTCTGCATACATTTGAATATGGTATTGATTTTCATGGAGCAAAAGCGCAAAGATATGCAACGTATCAACGAGCTTATGCAGCACAAATTCCTTTTAGTGTGAAACAAACCACTAAACATTCAGGTGAGCTAAAAGCCAAAGATACTTATTTAACGGTTAAAGGCACGACATTTGCTGTTACAGCAGTGAAGAATAGTGAAGACAATCAAATGCTAGTTGTTAGAGGATTCAATATGAGCGGGAAAATGGCTGAAGTGAGCATCAATAAAACAGGTAGTGATGCACCAATCGTATTGAATTTGCTAGAAGAAAAACAAAATGAACCTGTAGTGCAGGAGTTAAAGGCTTATGAAATACGTACGATAGGTTTTGACCGATAA
- a CDS encoding family 20 glycosylhydrolase, giving the protein MNRSENLIWFDGQEIYVFFDNAFVGEKERVAYLYEKLLVKQIYFVDAPEQATVVVNYSAELKDSFVIKIAETIVVSANNPLLAFRGMMYLAQQVKAGLKLKSGKFHDCLPERIIMLDIGRKYFSVAGLRLLLEHMALHGFNFLQLHFSENTGFRIESEKYPQLVSEKFLTKNEIKELIHYAAYLSIEIIPDIDTPGHMEHLLKGRPEWQLTRVEPQKEISKVPSALDITNEEAVAFALSLYDEYMTLFADSRYFHIGADEFIDFDQMEQYPALADSGITRVETYVNTVATFVKARGFIPRVWNDAFFRNSQTSSLTKDVEITYWTKWQKEMAPLQTFLDEGYSVVNFNDNYLYYVLGENAGYTYPTAAKIKQQWQPNLFSSEQLVPLENQKQVKGAALAVWCDKPRAQTEKEVIVELIKLMEGFSFHFHKN; this is encoded by the coding sequence ATGAACAGAAGCGAAAATTTAATCTGGTTTGATGGACAAGAAATTTACGTGTTTTTTGACAACGCTTTTGTTGGAGAAAAAGAAAGAGTTGCTTATCTATACGAGAAGCTGCTGGTTAAACAAATTTATTTTGTCGATGCACCAGAACAAGCAACAGTGGTTGTGAACTATTCGGCAGAATTAAAAGATAGCTTTGTGATTAAAATAGCTGAGACGATTGTAGTTTCAGCTAATAATCCATTGCTGGCTTTTCGTGGCATGATGTATTTAGCACAGCAAGTAAAAGCAGGTCTTAAACTTAAATCAGGAAAATTTCATGATTGTTTACCTGAACGAATCATCATGTTGGATATTGGTAGAAAGTATTTTTCAGTTGCAGGGTTGCGCCTGCTTTTAGAGCACATGGCGTTACATGGTTTTAATTTCTTACAGCTACATTTTTCCGAAAATACAGGATTTCGGATCGAATCAGAAAAATATCCTCAACTTGTTTCAGAAAAATTTCTGACAAAAAATGAAATAAAAGAATTGATCCACTATGCTGCCTATTTATCGATCGAGATTATTCCGGATATTGATACACCTGGGCATATGGAGCATTTATTGAAAGGCCGTCCAGAGTGGCAATTAACGAGAGTTGAACCACAAAAGGAAATAAGCAAAGTTCCTTCTGCACTGGATATTACAAATGAAGAAGCAGTAGCATTTGCGCTTTCTTTGTACGATGAATATATGACACTTTTTGCTGATAGTCGTTACTTTCATATTGGGGCGGATGAATTTATTGATTTTGATCAAATGGAACAATATCCAGCCTTGGCTGATTCAGGGATTACAAGAGTTGAAACATACGTCAACACTGTTGCAACTTTTGTTAAAGCACGCGGCTTTATCCCAAGGGTCTGGAACGATGCATTCTTTAGAAATAGCCAAACATCCTCGTTGACCAAAGACGTCGAGATTACTTATTGGACAAAGTGGCAAAAAGAAATGGCTCCACTGCAAACTTTTTTAGATGAAGGATATTCTGTGGTTAATTTCAATGATAATTATCTTTATTATGTACTGGGAGAAAATGCTGGTTATACTTATCCGACGGCAGCGAAAATAAAGCAACAATGGCAGCCAAACCTATTTTCTTCAGAACAACTGGTTCCGTTGGAAAATCAAAAACAAGTCAAAGGTGCTGCTCTAGCTGTTTGGTGTGATAAACCTAGAGCACAAACTGAAAAAGAAGTTATCGTAGAATTAATTAAGCTAATGGAGGGATTTTCTTTTCATTTTCATAAAAACTAA
- a CDS encoding ROK family protein, with protein MAYYGSIEAGGTKFVCAIADEELKIIERISLPTTLPEATLEQVFTFFDSYDLTALGVGSFGPIDVNRKSSTYGYITSTPKPGWRNIDLLGALKARYDIPIAWTTDVNAAAYGEMHLGAGKDTQSCIYLTVGTGVGGGAVVNGVVLQGFSHPEMGHISVQRYPNDTVESTCPYHDNCLEGLAAGPALEKRTGIKGQSLAFDHDVWAIEAFYLAQALMNYTLVLSPEKIILGGGVMKQAQLFPMIRESLKQQLGDYVALPPLEDYIVGCDLEDNSGTMGCLLLAKEQCA; from the coding sequence ATGGCGTATTATGGATCAATCGAAGCGGGCGGTACAAAATTTGTTTGTGCGATAGCAGATGAGGAACTGAAAATCATTGAACGAATCAGTCTGCCCACAACACTACCAGAAGCGACCTTAGAACAAGTTTTTACCTTTTTTGATTCCTACGACCTAACAGCTTTAGGTGTAGGCTCGTTTGGACCAATTGATGTCAACCGTAAATCAAGCACGTATGGCTATATTACTTCAACACCGAAACCCGGTTGGCGAAATATCGATCTTTTAGGTGCATTAAAAGCACGTTACGATATTCCGATTGCTTGGACTACAGATGTTAATGCGGCAGCTTATGGTGAAATGCATTTAGGCGCTGGTAAAGACACTCAAAGTTGTATCTATTTAACCGTCGGTACAGGTGTTGGTGGCGGTGCTGTGGTCAATGGAGTCGTCTTGCAAGGATTTAGTCATCCTGAGATGGGGCATATTTCAGTCCAACGTTACCCGAATGATACAGTAGAAAGTACCTGTCCGTACCATGATAATTGCTTAGAAGGACTTGCTGCAGGTCCTGCTTTAGAAAAAAGAACAGGGATCAAAGGGCAATCATTAGCATTTGATCATGACGTTTGGGCGATTGAAGCGTTCTACTTAGCTCAAGCGTTGATGAACTATACATTAGTCCTTTCGCCAGAAAAAATTATTTTAGGTGGAGGCGTAATGAAACAAGCGCAACTCTTTCCGATGATTCGTGAGTCCTTGAAGCAACAGCTAGGGGACTATGTAGCGTTACCTCCGCTAGAAGACTATATTGTTGGCTGTGATCTAGAAGACAATAGTGGAACGATGGGTTGCTTATTATTAGCAAAAGAACAGTGTGCATGA
- a CDS encoding GntR family transcriptional regulator, with amino-acid sequence MSKPLYKKITDDLLHAIETGQLAENAQLPTEKELSQTYNVSRITSKRALTELENQGLIYRIQGKGSYVQKRKPRKKKVSRILFLIPFVNDLSLGNFNEGLAPVTSEHHYEVIMSSAAFLINKQAADIIEDFDGMIYYAHNTEDFLDTLFELSIQQFPVIILDKKIHDLPYPTVQSDNFSGGAMATNYLAAQGHQRIAYIFGEPTLPQSVRQRYLGYIHATKEQHLSFHTALTDKQAFLNADVIAYLKENEITGVVCENDLVAISLINQAKRATIDIPNQLSVIGFDNIQAASLIDPTLTTIAQDFKGMGKLAGTMLIEWIENLVIPTDQQIPVKQIIRHSTKEN; translated from the coding sequence ATGTCCAAACCACTATATAAAAAAATTACCGATGATTTATTACATGCAATTGAAACAGGTCAGTTAGCAGAAAATGCACAACTCCCGACCGAAAAGGAACTCTCTCAAACCTACAATGTCAGCCGCATCACCTCGAAACGTGCTTTGACAGAATTGGAAAACCAAGGGTTGATTTATCGAATTCAAGGTAAAGGCAGCTATGTGCAAAAACGTAAACCTAGAAAGAAAAAAGTTTCTCGTATCTTATTTTTGATCCCTTTTGTAAATGACCTTTCTCTTGGAAATTTTAATGAAGGGCTAGCACCTGTGACAAGTGAACATCATTACGAGGTCATCATGTCTTCTGCGGCGTTTTTGATCAATAAACAAGCAGCTGATATCATTGAGGACTTTGACGGCATGATCTACTATGCACACAATACTGAAGACTTTTTAGATACACTATTTGAACTGTCCATTCAGCAATTTCCAGTCATTATTTTAGATAAAAAAATCCATGACTTACCTTATCCAACAGTTCAGTCAGATAACTTTTCAGGTGGAGCTATGGCAACCAATTATTTGGCTGCCCAAGGTCATCAGCGAATCGCTTATATTTTTGGCGAACCAACCTTGCCACAATCTGTACGACAACGCTATTTAGGCTACATCCATGCCACAAAAGAACAGCACTTATCTTTTCATACAGCATTAACAGATAAACAAGCTTTTTTAAATGCAGATGTGATTGCTTATCTCAAAGAAAATGAGATTACAGGCGTCGTCTGCGAAAATGATCTAGTTGCGATTTCGTTGATCAATCAAGCTAAACGTGCAACGATTGATATACCAAATCAGTTATCCGTAATTGGATTTGATAATATTCAAGCAGCTTCACTAATCGATCCAACACTTACAACAATTGCCCAAGATTTCAAGGGTATGGGTAAGCTTGCTGGTACGATGCTGATTGAATGGATCGAAAACCTTGTGATCCCAACAGATCAACAAATCCCTGTAAAACAAATCATTCGACACTCAACAAAGGAGAATTAA
- a CDS encoding glycoside hydrolase family 125 protein encodes MTYTKIPTSVQAFMDKITQLCGEEHAGWAENFNAAFANTLTTTVKKQADGTTFLLTGDIPAMWLRDSTAQVRPYLVIAKEDEELRNMICGLVQRQFFYITMDPYANAFNETPNDAGHQTDHTTMTPWIWERKYEIDSLCYPVQLAYLLFKNTGCQKQFDEHFVAGVKKILAVFTTEQEHQLSPYTFERETTRLEDTLPNNGRGSEVGKTGMTWSGFRPSDDACRYGYLVPSNMFAVVVLGYIEEIFSEVLSDPELVKQASALRKEIDAGIQSYGKTANQVGESVYAYEADGLGNSSIMDDSNIPNLLSAPYLGYTTVDDGTYQATRKTILSKENPYFYEGKYAKGIGSSHTPENYIWPIALAMEGMTTEDKTEKERILNSLVANDGGTHLMHEGFDVDDPSNYTREWFSWANMMFCELVMDYFDIRVER; translated from the coding sequence ATGACTTATACTAAAATACCTACTTCTGTCCAAGCGTTTATGGATAAAATCACGCAATTGTGTGGAGAAGAGCATGCTGGCTGGGCGGAGAATTTTAACGCAGCGTTTGCCAATACCCTAACAACGACTGTTAAAAAACAAGCAGATGGCACCACATTTTTACTGACGGGCGATATTCCTGCCATGTGGTTGAGAGATTCGACCGCACAAGTTCGTCCATATTTAGTGATTGCAAAAGAAGATGAAGAACTTAGGAACATGATTTGCGGGTTGGTTCAACGCCAATTTTTCTATATCACGATGGATCCTTATGCCAATGCCTTTAATGAAACACCGAATGACGCAGGACACCAAACAGATCACACGACAATGACTCCGTGGATCTGGGAGCGGAAGTATGAAATCGATTCATTGTGTTATCCTGTTCAGCTAGCGTATTTACTATTTAAAAACACTGGTTGCCAAAAACAGTTTGATGAACATTTTGTTGCAGGTGTCAAAAAAATACTAGCCGTTTTTACAACAGAGCAGGAACATCAACTTTCACCCTATACATTTGAACGAGAGACAACACGTTTAGAAGATACACTTCCAAATAATGGTCGCGGTAGTGAGGTCGGAAAAACGGGCATGACTTGGTCTGGTTTCCGTCCCAGTGATGATGCCTGTCGATACGGTTATTTAGTTCCGTCGAATATGTTTGCAGTAGTCGTTTTAGGCTATATCGAAGAGATTTTCAGTGAGGTGCTTTCTGATCCAGAATTAGTCAAACAGGCCTCAGCCCTTAGAAAAGAAATCGATGCGGGCATTCAAAGCTACGGAAAAACGGCTAATCAAGTTGGCGAATCTGTCTATGCATATGAAGCAGACGGCTTAGGAAACAGTAGTATTATGGACGATAGCAATATTCCTAATTTACTTTCAGCACCATATCTTGGTTATACAACAGTCGATGATGGAACGTACCAAGCGACACGTAAAACCATTTTAAGTAAAGAAAATCCTTATTTTTACGAAGGAAAATACGCTAAAGGGATTGGTAGCTCTCATACCCCGGAAAATTATATTTGGCCGATTGCTCTGGCGATGGAAGGGATGACGACGGAGGATAAGACAGAAAAAGAACGAATTTTGAATTCTTTGGTTGCAAATGATGGCGGAACCCATTTAATGCATGAAGGATTTGATGTCGATGATCCGTCAAACTACACACGCGAGTGGTTTTCTTGGGCAAACATGATGTTTTGCGAGTTGGTTATGGATTATTTTGATATCCGTGTAGAACGATAA